In Halobacteroides halobius DSM 5150, the genomic window TTTCAAAAGGCAATTTATAGTCTGAATTTAAATTATCTTGATTCCACAATTAACTTGATAGCAGTTCTTTCCTCACCATCAATTTCAATATCTGTAAAAGCCGGAATGCAAAATAAATCTTTCCCACTTGGAGCTACATAACCTCTAGCAATAGCTACTGCTTTTACTGCTTGGTTTAATGCACCTGCTCCTATAGCTTGTAGTTCTGCCCCCTCCCTTTCTCTTAATACTCCAGCTAGGGCTCCTGCTACTGATTTAGGACTTGATTGAGATGATACCTTTAGTACTTCCATGTTTGTATACCTCCTTAAGTATTTTTTGTTAAATATCTTGTTCTATATATATATTTCAATATTTACAAAAAAATTCCTTCTTTTTATGTAAGAATTTTTCTTTAACAGGACACCATTTATTATTTTACTTTTATTTGATATTTATACATCTTTTAAATAAAAATATTTATCCCTTATTATTTATTTGAATACTTAGCAATCAATTCCTGCTTTGAATAAAGAAAAATAATATTAATTAAAAAATGGTGACCATAACTGGTCACCATTAGTTTATTTAGCATAATTAACAGATCTAGTCTCTCGAACAACTGTAATTTTAATTTGACCTGGATACTCTAAATTATCCTCTATTTCTTTAGAAACCTCATAAGAAATCTTACTAGCAATATTATCATCGACTTCGTCCGGTTCAACTATAA contains:
- a CDS encoding stage V sporulation protein S yields the protein MEVLKVSSQSSPKSVAGALAGVLREREGAELQAIGAGALNQAVKAVAIARGYVAPSGKDLFCIPAFTDIEIDGEERTAIKLIVESR